The following proteins are encoded in a genomic region of Roseinatronobacter sp. S2:
- a CDS encoding heme-degrading domain-containing protein, translated as MSTELTLEKLQLEQKALVLKTFNYDFVWALGSRLREAAVAREAPVAIEVRHGFDIVFANLLPGATIDNFDWTRRKCASVQRFHKSSLALRLEAESGNFDFNRKFRLSPADFVAGGGGYPLILDEGTLIGSVGVSGLPDVDDHMLITTVLHELLS; from the coding sequence TTGAGCACAGAACTCACACTTGAGAAGCTTCAACTCGAACAGAAAGCACTCGTATTAAAGACGTTCAACTACGATTTCGTTTGGGCGCTCGGATCTCGTCTTCGTGAAGCGGCGGTTGCGCGCGAAGCCCCTGTTGCAATCGAAGTCCGGCACGGTTTTGATATCGTGTTCGCCAATCTATTACCCGGTGCCACGATTGATAATTTTGACTGGACGCGCCGCAAATGTGCGTCTGTCCAGCGTTTTCACAAAAGTTCGCTTGCACTTCGGTTAGAAGCTGAGAGTGGAAATTTTGACTTCAACAGAAAGTTTCGCCTTTCACCAGCTGATTTTGTTGCCGGCGGTGGGGGATACCCTTTAATTCTAGATGAGGGTACACTCATTGGCAGTGTTGGTGTGAGCGGACTTCCAGATGTTGACGATCACATGTTGATCACGACAGTATTACATGAACTATTATCTTGA
- a CDS encoding Gfo/Idh/MocA family protein: MKENSAVQFSRHGEKIFLSETTNQRVIAEQYGKGSLMSKTIKWGIMGSGGIARHFAKDVALSKGAELVAIGSRSLETAEKFASSFNIPNIHGSYEQLVADPNIDIVYIATPHPEHKRCALMCINAGKAILCEKPFAMNYQETADIINAARAKKVFAMEAMWSRYFPAIRKVKEWIRDGAIGDVKMINTTFGFKCPWDPEWRLLNKELGGGAALDVGIYTASFASFVYEDQPVRIASSAHIGSTDVDEWFAAIFDYGDGRMAVISNAIRLPLQTEATIYGTEGRIEIPNFIAAKDATLYRRSKISETFIDEDPRRGMFHEAEEATRCMLEGLLESPEMPLDETLAIMGTLDELRRPWNDAH, translated from the coding sequence TTGAAAGAAAATTCCGCCGTGCAGTTTTCACGTCATGGGGAAAAGATTTTCCTTTCTGAAACAACAAACCAAAGAGTTATTGCGGAACAATATGGGAAAGGTAGTCTGATGAGCAAGACAATAAAATGGGGTATAATGGGGTCTGGCGGCATCGCGCGGCACTTTGCCAAAGACGTTGCGCTTTCCAAGGGGGCGGAGCTTGTTGCGATCGGTTCAAGATCATTGGAAACTGCTGAAAAATTTGCATCATCTTTCAACATTCCCAATATACATGGAAGCTATGAACAGCTTGTCGCCGATCCCAACATTGACATCGTATATATCGCTACACCACATCCAGAACATAAAAGATGCGCGTTGATGTGCATTAACGCAGGCAAGGCAATTTTATGTGAAAAACCATTTGCCATGAACTATCAGGAAACTGCTGACATCATCAACGCTGCCCGTGCGAAAAAAGTCTTTGCAATGGAAGCCATGTGGTCTCGATACTTTCCTGCGATAAGAAAAGTCAAAGAATGGATAAGGGATGGCGCAATAGGCGACGTTAAAATGATTAATACCACATTTGGTTTCAAATGCCCATGGGATCCGGAATGGCGTTTGCTAAATAAGGAACTTGGCGGTGGCGCAGCACTGGATGTAGGGATTTATACAGCATCTTTTGCATCCTTTGTGTATGAAGATCAACCCGTTCGGATTGCAAGTTCCGCGCATATAGGAAGTACGGATGTCGACGAATGGTTCGCTGCAATCTTCGACTATGGTGACGGGCGCATGGCTGTCATTTCAAATGCGATCCGCCTTCCACTTCAGACCGAGGCAACTATCTACGGAACTGAAGGAAGGATCGAAATTCCAAACTTCATAGCGGCGAAGGACGCTACACTTTATCGCCGATCCAAAATTTCGGAGACATTCATTGACGAAGACCCCAGACGAGGCATGTTTCATGAAGCGGAAGAAGCAACGCGCTGTATGTTGGAAGGTCTTCTCGAAAGTCCGGAAATGCCGCTGGATGAAACACTCGCGATTATGGGAACTCTAGATGAACTACGAAGACCATGGAACGATGCGCATTAG
- a CDS encoding tyrosine-type recombinase/integrase, protein MGRQHIRNGILFITQQKTGQDVHIPLYSGLKTIIDSLPCDNLTFLITAQGRLFTPAGFTNWSKDMVQEVTMEENGVEKRALPDGLSPHGLRKLTCHRLAEANCTPHQITAISGHRSLAEVTRYVSPDRRHVASAGGC, encoded by the coding sequence ATGGGACGGCAACATATCCGCAATGGCATTCTTTTCATCACGCAGCAAAAGACCGGACAAGACGTGCATATTCCACTGTACAGCGGACTGAAGACAATTATTGACTCGCTGCCATGCGATAACCTGACATTTCTGATCACCGCGCAGGGGCGACTTTTTACCCCGGCAGGATTCACAAACTGGTCCAAGGATATGGTGCAGGAAGTGACAATGGAAGAAAATGGCGTGGAGAAAAGGGCTCTTCCTGATGGGCTGTCGCCTCACGGGCTGCGGAAATTGACCTGCCACAGACTGGCAGAAGCGAACTGCACCCCTCACCAGATTACGGCTATCTCGGGCCATAGATCACTAGCCGAAGTGACCCGCTACGTCAGCCCAGATCGACGGCATGTCGCATCAGCAGGTGGATGCTGA
- a CDS encoding cytochrome-c peroxidase, which yields MTPKLLLRTGATAIILAMGASALHADDVAEYMDFFEPLPALPPIPANNSLTAEKIELGKMLFFEPRISGSGVISCATCHNPALGWSDRIPTAVGHDGQVGNRNTPTVLNSGFLGSQFWDGREPDLEGQALGPIEAEIEMNMDLEAAIRRLKEFDIYHEHFAAAFPGEEDPIRAENIAFAIASFERTLNTPNSPFDRYLRGDVGAMTGQQVDGMKLFVDAGCVACHNGPALTDSNFHRFELPGSTDEGRFIVTGDEFDMFAFRTPTLRNVAVTYPYFNNGSVDNLRDAVQLMGQQMLGQDFETEELDSLVAFMHALTGEMPALEIPALP from the coding sequence ATGACCCCTAAACTGTTGCTGCGCACAGGTGCAACGGCGATCATACTGGCAATGGGCGCGTCTGCGTTGCATGCAGATGATGTTGCCGAATATATGGATTTCTTCGAGCCGCTGCCTGCGCTGCCGCCGATTCCTGCCAATAACTCGCTGACAGCTGAAAAGATCGAGCTTGGCAAGATGCTGTTCTTTGAACCGCGGATTTCCGGCTCTGGCGTGATCAGCTGTGCGACGTGCCACAACCCTGCACTGGGCTGGTCGGACCGTATTCCCACGGCTGTGGGCCATGACGGGCAGGTGGGCAATCGCAACACGCCGACCGTGTTGAATTCGGGCTTTCTGGGGTCGCAATTCTGGGACGGGCGCGAGCCTGATCTGGAAGGGCAGGCGCTTGGACCGATCGAGGCTGAAATCGAAATGAACATGGATCTGGAAGCCGCCATCCGGCGTCTGAAGGAATTTGACATCTATCATGAGCATTTCGCAGCGGCCTTTCCGGGTGAGGAAGATCCGATCCGCGCTGAAAACATTGCGTTCGCAATTGCCAGTTTTGAACGGACGCTGAACACGCCGAATTCCCCATTCGACCGCTATCTGCGCGGGGATGTGGGCGCGATGACCGGTCAGCAGGTCGATGGGATGAAACTGTTTGTCGATGCAGGTTGCGTGGCGTGCCACAATGGCCCTGCGCTGACCGACAGCAATTTCCACCGTTTTGAACTGCCGGGGTCCACCGATGAAGGGCGCTTCATTGTGACCGGCGACGAGTTTGACATGTTTGCGTTCCGCACGCCGACGCTGCGCAATGTGGCTGTGACCTATCCGTATTTCAACAACGGCTCTGTCGACAATCTGCGTGACGCGGTGCAGCTGATGGGTCAGCAAATGCTGGGCCAGGACTTCGAGACCGAAGAACTGGACAGCCTTGTAGCCTTCATGCATGCGCTGACTGGCGAAATGCCTGCATTGGAAATTCCCGCGCTGCCGTAA
- a CDS encoding glycosyltransferase family 2 protein, with amino-acid sequence MSAVQFDAIVIGRNEGDRLVRALARAASHARRVVYVDSGSVDDSVARARAAGAQVVELDPARPFSAARARNEGFAALGADRAEFVHFIDGDCILAPDWPAQALAFLQAHSQAALVHGYHIEDAPDASIYNWLTDQEWKMAPGPAASGLGTFMGRSAAFAAVGGFRDGMIAAEDDDLFLRLRAAGWQTWCVADPMSGHDVGLFSFNGWFRRMIRAGHSFSELGVLHPGTARASRLRAVVWAGVLPVLALLGLWVWLPLTALVIALYALSLARLWRRCITQGLSPDRAVIAAALLMICKFANLYGMVTYWVRRFRRSDARIIEYK; translated from the coding sequence ATGAGTGCAGTTCAGTTCGATGCCATTGTTATTGGCCGCAACGAAGGCGACCGGCTGGTGCGGGCGCTGGCGCGCGCCGCCAGCCATGCCCGTCGCGTAGTCTATGTTGACAGCGGGTCCGTGGATGACAGTGTCGCACGCGCGCGCGCGGCTGGCGCGCAGGTGGTGGAGCTTGACCCCGCGCGCCCTTTCAGTGCCGCGCGGGCGCGCAACGAAGGCTTTGCTGCATTGGGGGCGGACCGCGCCGAATTTGTGCATTTCATCGATGGCGATTGCATCCTTGCGCCCGACTGGCCGGCACAGGCGCTGGCGTTCTTGCAAGCCCACAGCCAAGCAGCGCTGGTGCATGGGTATCACATTGAGGACGCGCCGGACGCATCAATCTATAACTGGCTGACCGATCAGGAATGGAAAATGGCCCCCGGTCCGGCTGCCAGCGGGCTTGGCACTTTCATGGGGCGCAGTGCGGCCTTCGCCGCGGTCGGGGGCTTTCGCGATGGCATGATTGCCGCCGAAGATGATGACCTGTTTTTGCGCCTGCGTGCGGCGGGCTGGCAGACATGGTGTGTCGCTGATCCGATGTCGGGTCATGATGTGGGGCTGTTCAGTTTCAACGGTTGGTTCCGCCGCATGATCCGCGCAGGGCACAGTTTTTCCGAACTGGGTGTATTGCACCCCGGCACTGCGCGCGCATCGCGGCTGCGTGCGGTGGTCTGGGCGGGCGTGTTGCCGGTGCTGGCGCTGCTGGGCCTGTGGGTCTGGCTGCCGCTGACTGCGCTGGTGATTGCCCTTTACGCGCTGTCGCTGGCGCGGCTTTGGCGACGATGCATCACGCAAGGGCTGTCGCCTGACCGCGCTGTCATTGCGGCGGCGTTGTTGATGATCTGCAAATTCGCCAATCTTTACGGCATGGTCACCTATTGGGTCCGCAGATTTCGCCGCAGTGACGCCAGAATTATTGAATACAAGTAA
- a CDS encoding hydroxypyruvate isomerase family protein — MTKIKQSISWWSFVPNKMTAEEFLTVVADSGYDGVELAPPEYWQMILDYGLEIAAVGGHESISDGLNRKENFDRISAEIQDSLENAVKLNIPNLICFSGNRAGLDDDLGAEITADALSRLAPKAERAGVTLILELLNSKRNHPDYQCDTTDWGAKVIKSVNSPRVKLLYDVYHMQVMEGNVVDTIQNNYNLIAHYHTAGCPGRNELDNEQELFYPAIFRAIARTGYNGYIGHEFIPRQNAAESIRSAHALCRDSLSRPK; from the coding sequence ATGACGAAGATCAAACAATCTATCAGTTGGTGGAGTTTTGTGCCAAATAAAATGACTGCGGAAGAATTTCTGACCGTGGTCGCGGATTCAGGCTATGACGGTGTTGAGCTTGCACCCCCAGAGTATTGGCAAATGATTTTAGATTACGGGCTTGAAATCGCGGCCGTCGGAGGGCACGAATCCATCTCTGACGGACTGAATCGAAAAGAAAATTTTGACCGGATCTCTGCAGAGATACAGGATTCACTTGAGAATGCGGTGAAACTGAATATTCCGAACCTGATCTGCTTTAGTGGAAACCGCGCGGGCCTTGACGATGATCTTGGAGCGGAAATCACAGCCGATGCTCTTTCAAGGTTAGCGCCTAAAGCTGAAAGAGCTGGGGTGACACTGATACTTGAACTTCTGAACAGCAAGCGAAACCATCCAGATTACCAGTGTGACACAACAGATTGGGGGGCAAAGGTTATAAAATCCGTTAATTCCCCAAGGGTTAAATTGCTATATGATGTTTATCATATGCAAGTTATGGAAGGTAATGTTGTTGACACAATACAGAACAATTATAACCTGATCGCGCATTATCATACGGCGGGATGCCCTGGTCGAAATGAACTGGATAACGAACAGGAACTTTTCTATCCGGCCATATTTCGCGCGATCGCGAGAACAGGGTATAATGGATACATTGGACACGAATTTATTCCAAGGCAAAACGCAGCGGAATCGATCAGATCGGCACACGCGTTGTGCCGCGATTCACTGTCAAGGCCGAAATAG
- a CDS encoding phage portal protein, with translation MGQRDRWRGSVSTSQHSDPDTRKALDAYFATWAKRADASGRGDFWAQQSAIMKFRIDGEAFAMWRGDKLLQLPPELIADLTTDSIAAGVELNDDGATIAYHVHPTHPEAIQATYAPPVRIDAGEMMHVFEPAGPGAVRGVSIHLLMRHAVDLG, from the coding sequence TTGGGTCAACGCGACCGTTGGCGCGGGTCTGTTTCGACCAGCCAGCACAGCGACCCCGACACCCGCAAGGCTTTGGACGCCTACTTTGCCACATGGGCGAAACGGGCAGACGCGAGCGGGCGGGGCGACTTCTGGGCGCAGCAGTCCGCTATCATGAAGTTTCGGATTGACGGCGAAGCCTTTGCCATGTGGCGCGGTGATAAGCTGCTGCAACTTCCTCCAGAACTGATTGCCGACCTGACAACTGACAGCATTGCCGCAGGCGTAGAGCTGAATGACGACGGGGCGACGATTGCCTACCACGTCCACCCGACCCACCCGGAAGCCATACAGGCCACCTACGCGCCGCCCGTGCGGATAGACGCTGGCGAGATGATGCACGTCTTCGAACCCGCTGGACCGGGGGCGGTGCGCGGTGTCAGCATCCACCTGCTGATGCGACATGCCGTCGATCTGGGCTGA
- the leuB gene encoding 3-isopropylmalate dehydrogenase, whose product MSNPSLLILPGDGIGPEVMAEVRKIIDWFGAKRGLAFDVSEDLVGGAAYDAHGTPLHDDTMARALAVDAVLLGAVGGPKYDNLDFSVKPERGLLRLRKEMDLFSNLRPAQCFDALADFSSLKKDVVAGLDIMIVRELTSGVYFGEPRGIFEEGNERVGVNTQRYTESEIARVAKSAFELAMRRGKKLCSMEKANVMESGILWREVVSEVAKDYPEVELSHMYADNGAMQLVRWPKQFDVIVTDNLFGDLLSDCAAMLTGSLGMLPSASLGAPTANGRPKALYEPVHGSAPDIAGQAKANPIACILSFAMALRYSFDQGDEAARLEAAIQQVLADGVRTADLMGPEGGVAVTTAGMGDAIIQALDASL is encoded by the coding sequence ATGTCCAACCCTTCCCTGCTTATCCTGCCCGGCGACGGCATCGGTCCCGAAGTCATGGCCGAAGTGCGCAAGATCATCGACTGGTTCGGTGCCAAACGCGGACTGGCCTTTGACGTATCCGAAGATCTGGTCGGCGGGGCGGCCTATGACGCCCATGGCACACCGCTGCATGATGACACCATGGCGCGCGCACTGGCCGTGGATGCCGTGCTTTTGGGGGCTGTCGGCGGGCCAAAATATGACAATCTTGATTTCAGCGTGAAACCCGAACGCGGGCTGTTGCGCCTGCGCAAGGAAATGGACCTGTTTTCAAACCTGCGCCCCGCGCAATGCTTTGACGCGCTGGCCGATTTCTCGTCGTTGAAAAAAGATGTCGTCGCGGGCCTTGATATCATGATCGTGCGCGAACTGACATCGGGTGTGTATTTTGGCGAACCGCGCGGCATTTTCGAGGAAGGCAATGAACGTGTCGGCGTCAATACCCAGCGCTACACCGAATCCGAAATTGCGCGCGTTGCGAAATCGGCCTTTGAACTGGCCATGCGCCGGGGCAAGAAACTGTGCTCCATGGAAAAAGCCAATGTCATGGAATCGGGCATTCTGTGGCGCGAGGTGGTGAGTGAAGTTGCCAAGGATTACCCCGAGGTCGAGCTGTCGCATATGTATGCCGATAATGGCGCGATGCAGCTTGTGCGCTGGCCCAAGCAATTCGATGTCATCGTGACCGACAACCTGTTCGGCGACCTGCTGTCGGATTGCGCGGCCATGCTGACCGGCAGCCTTGGCATGTTGCCCTCTGCCAGCCTTGGCGCACCCACGGCCAATGGCCGCCCCAAAGCGCTGTATGAACCGGTTCATGGGTCTGCCCCCGATATTGCGGGACAAGCCAAGGCAAACCCGATTGCGTGTATCCTGAGTTTTGCTATGGCACTGCGCTACAGCTTTGATCAAGGCGATGAAGCCGCGCGTCTGGAAGCGGCAATCCAGCAGGTTCTGGCCGATGGTGTGCGCACCGCAGACCTGATGGGGCCGGAAGGCGGGGTTGCGGTCACCACTGCGGGCATGGGCGACGCCATCATTCAGGCGCTGGACGCAAGCCTGTAA
- a CDS encoding ABC transporter substrate-binding protein → MNGNYSDNKAAIKQPHVFCTEGIFYFMEEEVVEYFGREYGIKLSGGVRRHVSSTSLAAIIAVLPASAFADAHAGMNFQQAPELDEAVNDGQLPPVAERLPANPLVITPRDEIGQYGGAFRSLLIGAGDSGWMYRTIGYDGLIEYDVDWSGFEPAAAESFEVSDDATTYTFNLREGMKWSDGEPVTTADVEYWYEHELLNETLYPVVPGFMQTSAGVAELEIIDETTFRFIFEEPKGLFLDELARIAWMPTARHYGEQFHADFNEEANAVAVGEGFDDWASYYNAMIPGVDDEPMWRNPDLPTIRAWTPVEGYAYTGRTPQVRFERNPYYYKVDTEGNQLPYADGWTFAITEDPEVMLFQTMRGDVDLIQERVATPQNRPLLFDEQERGNFRMIPLQQANATAMVIAMNMTHDDPVTREALENRDFRIGMSHAMNREEINQIVYAGQSEPRQMAPHPENSFYHERLESQYLEYDLDLAFEHFEKAGLTQDDQGRWIGSDGQQVALYFDASNHDPERLAIMELAIAHWNAAGIKVDARVVDRTLFVERILNGHHQIAMWSGSGGMRDALFDPRYYSPWADYSFAAPKWAVWNGRGAAGGMLERGVEAEEPPEAVKESYRLVEELHNSPPEMHDEIMTQILDIAADEFFSMGTVSHAPGYGIIHNRVGNQPPDGMTWSWALKTWGPAGMEQMFIRQ, encoded by the coding sequence ATGAATGGCAATTATTCAGATAACAAAGCTGCTATAAAACAGCCGCATGTTTTCTGTACTGAAGGTATCTTTTACTTTATGGAGGAGGAAGTAGTGGAGTATTTTGGTAGAGAATACGGCATAAAGCTATCAGGAGGGGTGCGGCGCCATGTGTCGTCGACATCTCTGGCGGCGATCATTGCGGTACTTCCTGCATCAGCATTCGCGGATGCGCATGCAGGAATGAATTTTCAGCAAGCCCCGGAACTGGATGAGGCCGTCAATGACGGACAGCTCCCACCTGTTGCGGAGCGGCTGCCTGCGAACCCATTGGTCATAACCCCGCGGGATGAAATCGGCCAGTATGGCGGTGCGTTCAGAAGCCTGCTGATCGGGGCCGGGGATAGTGGATGGATGTATCGCACTATCGGCTATGATGGGTTGATAGAATATGACGTTGACTGGTCTGGTTTCGAGCCCGCTGCGGCGGAATCGTTCGAGGTAAGCGACGATGCAACAACCTACACATTTAATCTTAGGGAAGGAATGAAGTGGTCGGACGGTGAACCCGTGACCACAGCTGATGTGGAATACTGGTATGAACACGAGCTGCTGAACGAAACGCTCTATCCGGTTGTCCCAGGATTCATGCAGACATCTGCAGGAGTCGCAGAACTCGAAATCATTGACGAAACGACGTTCCGTTTTATCTTTGAAGAGCCCAAAGGACTATTCCTTGATGAGCTGGCGCGGATCGCATGGATGCCAACCGCCAGGCATTATGGCGAACAGTTTCATGCCGATTTCAACGAAGAAGCGAATGCAGTTGCAGTCGGCGAAGGTTTCGATGACTGGGCCTCGTACTACAATGCGATGATTCCAGGGGTTGATGATGAGCCGATGTGGCGCAATCCGGATCTTCCGACGATTCGCGCATGGACCCCGGTAGAGGGTTACGCATATACTGGACGCACCCCGCAAGTGCGTTTCGAAAGGAACCCGTATTACTACAAAGTCGATACGGAAGGGAATCAGTTGCCATATGCAGACGGCTGGACCTTTGCGATCACTGAAGATCCGGAAGTGATGCTGTTCCAGACAATGCGCGGGGATGTCGACCTGATTCAGGAACGCGTTGCAACGCCCCAGAACCGGCCATTGCTGTTTGATGAGCAGGAACGCGGCAATTTCCGAATGATTCCACTTCAGCAAGCTAATGCGACGGCAATGGTTATCGCGATGAACATGACTCATGATGACCCTGTAACGCGGGAAGCTCTGGAAAACCGTGATTTCCGGATCGGTATGTCGCATGCGATGAACCGCGAAGAAATCAACCAGATTGTGTATGCTGGCCAATCTGAGCCTCGGCAAATGGCCCCGCATCCGGAAAACAGCTTCTACCACGAACGTCTTGAAAGCCAGTATCTTGAATATGATCTGGATCTTGCATTCGAGCATTTTGAGAAAGCTGGCCTGACACAAGATGATCAGGGTCGCTGGATTGGGTCGGACGGACAGCAAGTCGCCCTATATTTCGATGCGTCAAACCATGACCCGGAGCGCCTTGCCATAATGGAACTGGCCATCGCGCATTGGAATGCCGCCGGGATCAAGGTTGATGCGCGTGTTGTCGATCGTACATTGTTTGTCGAGCGTATTCTGAATGGTCATCATCAGATCGCAATGTGGAGTGGTTCTGGCGGGATGCGCGATGCGCTGTTTGACCCGAGATACTACTCTCCCTGGGCTGACTATTCCTTCGCAGCGCCGAAATGGGCCGTATGGAACGGAAGAGGCGCCGCAGGTGGTATGCTTGAACGGGGTGTCGAAGCGGAAGAACCACCGGAGGCTGTGAAAGAATCCTACAGGCTCGTAGAAGAACTTCACAACAGTCCACCTGAAATGCACGACGAGATCATGACACAGATTCTCGACATCGCAGCGGACGAGTTCTTTTCTATGGGTACGGTCAGCCACGCGCCAGGCTACGGTATCATTCACAACAGGGTTGGTAACCAGCCACCTGACGGAATGACATGGTCCTGGGCACTGAAAACATGGGGTCCGGCTGGTATGGAGCAAATGTTCATCCGGCAGTAG
- a CDS encoding NAD-dependent epimerase/dehydratase family protein, with amino-acid sequence MPQRELTVGLVGAGYIAQWHATVLAQVPGVRLVAVCDPAVTAAQGLAQAHGAQGFDSLDAMMAACGCDAVHILTPPHLHEPLALQALALGAHVLVEKPFALSVKSARAMVDAALAADRKIAVNHNFLGLPSYRRLRDALDQGLIGRVDQARIHWHFPLQPLRTGPFGLWMLQNPENLMLELGPHLHAFAHDLFGPIDDIALRLSRPVTLPTGVVVPQGWCVQGRAAGTEITLSASLVEGADDRSLSLRGAAGAARLDFANDTLIIDRANTSDIVLNPLRAEFARAGAHLREGLRNAAIQARSLNRRQPYAQGFEGAFTAFYDAISRGLPVPAAFSGDSAVAVMQDIAQVTAQLPAKAPATAPRPASVPDTRPEVLVIGGTGFLGRELVAQLAAQGKRVGVLSRARANPFAGLDGQVQMVAASVHDKDALQQAMTGVDCVYHLARAEEATWDGYLKNDVGVTENLARAALGAGVTRFVYTGTIASYDASRPGRTITEDTDFGDMSRRNLYARSKALCEARLLALHHSDGLPLVIARPGIVVGPGGPLQHWGIGRWHGAGAVRIWGDGRNKLPFVLNEDVARALVLMAQKDGVTGQSFNLVGPPLLSAQDWFDAIATHTGTRIAVSKGNLALFWGMDWVKYALKRYALKRKGLERPLLSDWRSRAHLSPFDNARARQVLGWVPEADRSAFIAKALDPKALFGF; translated from the coding sequence ATGCCACAGCGGGAATTGACAGTCGGTCTGGTGGGCGCAGGCTATATTGCACAATGGCATGCGACTGTGCTGGCGCAGGTTCCGGGCGTGCGGCTTGTCGCGGTGTGTGACCCCGCCGTAACCGCCGCGCAGGGCCTTGCGCAGGCGCATGGCGCGCAGGGGTTTGACAGCCTTGATGCGATGATGGCCGCGTGCGGCTGCGATGCGGTGCATATTCTGACCCCGCCGCATCTGCATGAGCCGCTGGCGTTGCAAGCGCTTGCGCTTGGCGCGCATGTGCTGGTTGAAAAACCCTTTGCCCTGTCTGTCAAATCCGCGCGCGCAATGGTGGATGCGGCCCTTGCGGCAGACCGCAAGATTGCCGTCAATCACAACTTTCTGGGCCTGCCGTCTTATCGCCGGTTGCGGGATGCACTGGATCAAGGGCTGATCGGGCGGGTGGATCAGGCGCGCATTCACTGGCATTTCCCCCTGCAGCCCTTGCGCACGGGGCCTTTCGGGCTGTGGATGCTGCAAAACCCTGAAAACCTGATGCTGGAACTGGGGCCGCATCTGCATGCGTTTGCCCATGATCTGTTTGGCCCGATAGATGATATCGCGCTGCGCCTGTCGCGACCTGTCACTTTGCCCACGGGCGTGGTGGTGCCACAGGGCTGGTGCGTTCAGGGCCGCGCTGCGGGAACGGAAATCACCCTGTCTGCGTCACTGGTGGAAGGGGCGGATGACCGGTCATTGTCCTTGCGCGGCGCGGCAGGCGCGGCGCGTCTGGATTTCGCCAATGACACGCTGATTATCGATCGTGCAAACACATCCGACATTGTGCTGAACCCGCTGCGTGCCGAATTTGCGCGCGCAGGCGCACATCTGCGCGAAGGGCTGCGCAATGCCGCAATTCAGGCGCGGTCGCTGAACCGCCGCCAACCCTATGCACAGGGGTTTGAAGGGGCTTTTACAGCTTTCTATGATGCGATTTCACGCGGCCTGCCTGTGCCTGCTGCATTCAGCGGCGACAGTGCTGTGGCCGTCATGCAAGATATTGCGCAGGTCACAGCGCAACTGCCCGCAAAAGCCCCCGCCACAGCGCCGCGCCCTGCATCCGTCCCTGACACCAGACCAGAGGTTCTGGTTATTGGCGGCACGGGGTTTCTGGGCCGCGAACTGGTGGCCCAGCTTGCCGCACAAGGCAAACGCGTGGGCGTTCTTAGCCGTGCGCGCGCCAACCCTTTTGCAGGGCTGGACGGTCAGGTGCAGATGGTGGCGGCATCGGTTCACGACAAGGACGCGCTGCAACAGGCCATGACCGGGGTGGACTGCGTCTATCACCTTGCGCGTGCCGAAGAAGCCACATGGGACGGCTATCTGAAAAATGATGTCGGCGTCACCGAAAATCTGGCCCGCGCAGCGCTTGGCGCAGGGGTGACGCGTTTTGTCTATACGGGCACCATCGCGTCTTATGACGCATCCCGCCCCGGCCGCACTATTACCGAGGACACTGATTTCGGCGATATGTCGCGCCGCAATCTTTATGCGCGTTCCAAGGCGCTGTGCGAAGCGCGGCTTCTGGCATTACACCACAGCGACGGTTTGCCGCTGGTGATTGCGCGCCCGGGCATTGTGGTGGGGCCGGGCGGGCCGTTACAGCATTGGGGCATTGGCCGCTGGCACGGGGCAGGGGCCGTGCGGATCTGGGGCGATGGGCGCAACAAGCTGCCTTTCGTGCTGAATGAAGATGTGGCGCGCGCGCTGGTTCTGATGGCGCAAAAGGACGGGGTTACGGGGCAGTCCTTCAACCTTGTCGGCCCGCCGCTGCTGTCTGCGCAGGACTGGTTTGATGCGATCGCCACCCATACCGGCACGCGGATTGCTGTATCGAAGGGAAATCTGGCGCTGTTCTGGGGTATGGATTGGGTGAAATACGCGCTGAAACGCTATGCGCTGAAGCGCAAGGGGCTGGAACGTCCGCTATTGTCAGACTGGCGCTCGCGCGCGCATCTGTCGCCTTTTGACAACGCCCGCGCCCGTCAGGTTCTGGGCTGGGTGCCCGAAGCCGACCGAAGCGCGTTCATCGCCAAGGCACTGGACCCGAAAGCGCTGTTCGGGTTCTGA